A part of Desulfomicrobium escambiense DSM 10707 genomic DNA contains:
- a CDS encoding LysE family translocator codes for MSDVEEVQVESGFLQVFAVGVAVAVAPGPDFFMVLRNSLSRGRMAGVMTALGIGSALVVHVVYSVLGLALVIASSPAVFGLIRICGALYLLYIAARCLVARKSEMPEVCVEEVPAGSKDSPFRGWREGFWCNLLNPKAALFFLSIFSQFMTPDTPGAVRWIYGAEVIVIVTAWFTLLAIFLSTGRMRSMYAGLARWIDGGVGLIFGGVGCSILWQEARRVL; via the coding sequence ATGAGTGATGTTGAGGAGGTTCAGGTGGAGAGCGGGTTTTTGCAGGTGTTTGCGGTGGGGGTGGCCGTGGCGGTGGCGCCGGGGCCGGATTTTTTCATGGTTCTGCGCAACAGCCTTTCGCGCGGGCGCATGGCCGGGGTCATGACGGCATTGGGCATCGGGTCGGCGCTGGTCGTGCACGTGGTCTACTCCGTGCTGGGGCTGGCCCTGGTCATCGCGTCGAGCCCGGCCGTGTTCGGGCTGATCAGGATCTGCGGGGCGCTGTACCTGCTCTACATCGCGGCGCGCTGCCTCGTGGCGCGGAAGTCCGAAATGCCCGAAGTCTGCGTCGAGGAGGTACCGGCCGGATCCAAGGATTCCCCCTTTCGCGGCTGGCGCGAAGGGTTCTGGTGCAACCTGCTCAACCCCAAGGCGGCCCTCTTTTTTCTGAGCATCTTCTCCCAGTTCATGACCCCCGACACGCCCGGCGCGGTGCGCTGGATCTACGGTGCCGAGGTCATCGTCATCGTCACGGCCTGGTTCACGCTCCTGGCCATCTTTCTGTCCACGGGCCGCATGCGCTCCATGTACGCGGGGCTGGCCCGGTGGATCGACGGCGGCGTGGGCCTCATTTTCGGCGGGGTCGGGTGCTCGATCCTGTGGCAGGAGGCCAGAAGGGTGCTGTAA